Proteins encoded by one window of Leopardus geoffroyi isolate Oge1 chromosome X, O.geoffroyi_Oge1_pat1.0, whole genome shotgun sequence:
- the EMD gene encoding emerin isoform X2, producing MDDYAVLSDAELAAVLRQYNIPHGPVVGSTRKLYEKKIFEYETQRRRLSPPNSSASSFSYRFSDLDSASVDSDMYDLPKKEDALLYQSKGYGDDYYEESYLSTRTYGEPEPVGASKGFRQPPSSLSDTDTFHHQVREDSLFSSEEESKDRERPMYGRDGAYQSVAHYRPVSSVSRSSLGLSYYPTSSSASPMSSSPSSPTSWLTRRAIRPEKQAPGAGLGQDRQVPLWGQLLLFLVFAAFLLFVYYSLQAEDGNPFWTEP from the exons atGGACGACTACGCGGTCCTGTCGGACGCTGAGCTGGCCGCCGTGCTGCGCCAGTACAACATCCCGCACGGGCCTGTCGTGG GTTCCACCCGCAAGCTCTACGAAAAGAAAATCTTCGAGTACGAGACCCAGAGGCGGAGGCTCTCGCCCCCGAACTCGTCCGCGTCGTCTTTCTCCTATCGGTTCTCGG aCTTAGACTCGGCATCAGTGGACTCGGATATGTACGATCTGCCGAAGAAAGAGGACGCCTTACTCTACCAGAGCAAGG GCTACGGTGATGACTACTATGAGGAGAGCTACTTGAGCACCAGGACTTATGGGGAGCCCGAGCCTGTGGGCGCCTCGAAGGGGTTCCGCCAGCCCCCAAGTTCGCTCTCAGACACAGACACCTTTCACCACCAG GTGCGTGAGGACAGTCTTTTCTCTTCTGAAGAGGAGAGCAAGGATAG ggAGCGCCCCATGTATGGCCGGGACGGCGCCTACCAGAGCGTCGCGCACTACCGCCCTGTGTCCAGCGTGTCCAGAAGCTCCCTGGGCCTCTCCTATTATCCcacctcctcctccgcctcccccatgtcctcctctccatcttcccCCACTTCGTGGCTCACTCGTCGAGCTATCCGGCCGGAAAAGCAGGCCCCTGGGGCCGGTCTGGGCCAGGACCGCCAGGTCCCCCTCTGGGGCCAGCTGCTCCTGTTCCTGGTCTTTGCCGCCTTCCTGCTCTTTGTTTACTACTCCTTGCAGGCTGAGGACGGCAATCCCTTCTGGACGGAGCCCTGA
- the EMD gene encoding emerin isoform X1: MDDYAVLSDAELAAVLRQYNIPHGPVVGSTRKLYEKKIFEYETQRRRLSPPNSSASSFSYRFSGEAPAPEPHLASRGDGAWAPRRPGSGGCSRGAGREGGARGKGGGPRGQMVPAPPPPHSDLDSASVDSDMYDLPKKEDALLYQSKGYGDDYYEESYLSTRTYGEPEPVGASKGFRQPPSSLSDTDTFHHQVREDSLFSSEEESKDRERPMYGRDGAYQSVAHYRPVSSVSRSSLGLSYYPTSSSASPMSSSPSSPTSWLTRRAIRPEKQAPGAGLGQDRQVPLWGQLLLFLVFAAFLLFVYYSLQAEDGNPFWTEP; encoded by the exons atGGACGACTACGCGGTCCTGTCGGACGCTGAGCTGGCCGCCGTGCTGCGCCAGTACAACATCCCGCACGGGCCTGTCGTGG GTTCCACCCGCAAGCTCTACGAAAAGAAAATCTTCGAGTACGAGACCCAGAGGCGGAGGCTCTCGCCCCCGAACTCGTCCGCGTCGTCTTTCTCCTATCGGTTCTCGGGTGAGGCCCCCGCCCCAGAGCCCCACCTGGCCTCCCGTGGGGACGGGGCTTGGGCGCCACGGAGGCCGGGGTCGGGAGGGTGCAGCAGGGGCGCCGGCCGGGAGGGAGGGGCACGGGGGAAAGGAGGGGGGCCTCGGGGGCAAATGgtcccggcccccccccccccccattcagaCTTAGACTCGGCATCAGTGGACTCGGATATGTACGATCTGCCGAAGAAAGAGGACGCCTTACTCTACCAGAGCAAGG GCTACGGTGATGACTACTATGAGGAGAGCTACTTGAGCACCAGGACTTATGGGGAGCCCGAGCCTGTGGGCGCCTCGAAGGGGTTCCGCCAGCCCCCAAGTTCGCTCTCAGACACAGACACCTTTCACCACCAG GTGCGTGAGGACAGTCTTTTCTCTTCTGAAGAGGAGAGCAAGGATAG ggAGCGCCCCATGTATGGCCGGGACGGCGCCTACCAGAGCGTCGCGCACTACCGCCCTGTGTCCAGCGTGTCCAGAAGCTCCCTGGGCCTCTCCTATTATCCcacctcctcctccgcctcccccatgtcctcctctccatcttcccCCACTTCGTGGCTCACTCGTCGAGCTATCCGGCCGGAAAAGCAGGCCCCTGGGGCCGGTCTGGGCCAGGACCGCCAGGTCCCCCTCTGGGGCCAGCTGCTCCTGTTCCTGGTCTTTGCCGCCTTCCTGCTCTTTGTTTACTACTCCTTGCAGGCTGAGGACGGCAATCCCTTCTGGACGGAGCCCTGA